In Falco biarmicus isolate bFalBia1 chromosome 5, bFalBia1.pri, whole genome shotgun sequence, a single genomic region encodes these proteins:
- the NTF3 gene encoding neurotrophin-3, with product MVTPTTILQVNKVMSILFYVIFLTYLRGIQSTNMDQRSLPEDSINSLIIKLIQADILKNKLSKQMVDIKENYQNTVQKADTQQDMDGDENVKSDFQPVISMDRDLLRQQRRYNSPRVLLSDNTPLEPPPLYLMEDYIGNSVVVNRTSRRKRYAEHKSHRGEYSVCDSESLWVTDKSSAIDIRGHQVTVLGEIKTGNSPVKQYFYETRCKEAKPVKNGCRGIDDKHWNSQCKTSQTYVRALTSENNKLVGWRWIRIDTSCVCALSRKIGRT from the coding sequence aTCTTACAGGTGAACAAGGTGATGTCCATCTTGTTTTATGTGATATTTCTCACTTATCTTCGTGGCATCCAGTCTACCAACATGGATCAAAGGAGTTTGCCAGAAGATTCAATAAATTCTCTTATCATTAAACTCATTCAGGcagacattttgaaaaacaagctTTCTAAGCAGATGGTAGATATTAAGGAAAACTATCAAAACACGGTGCAGAAAGCAGACACTCAGCAAGACATGGATGGAGATGAAAATGTGAAATCAGACTTCCAGCCAGTTATCTCAATGGATAGAGACCTCTTAAGGCAGCAGAGACGCTACAACTCTCCCCGCGTCCTCTTGAGTGACAACACGCCGCTGGAACCACCGCCGCTGTACCTCATGGAGGATTATATTGGAAATTCAGTGGTGGTGAACAGAACCTCTCGGCGGAAAAGGTATGCAGAGCACAAGAGCCACCGAGGGGAATATTCCGTTTGTGACAGTGAAAGTTTATGGGTCACGGACAAATCATCTGCGATCGACATTAGAGGACACCAGGTAACTGTTCTGGGAGAAATTAAAACAGGCAACTCTCCAGTTAAGCAATACTTTTATGAAACGAGGTGTAAAGAAGCCAAGCCTGTAAAAAACGGCTGCCGCGGAATCGACGACAAGCACTGGAACTCCCAATGCAAGACATCCCAAACTTATGTTAGAGCactgacttcagaaaacaataaaCTGGTAGGCTGGAGATGGATAAGAATAGACACCTCCTGTGTGTGTGCGTTGTCAAGGAAAATAGGAAGAACATAA